The Chryseobacterium suipulveris genome window below encodes:
- a CDS encoding homocysteine S-methyltransferase family protein, protein MKNSEQLYKALNERILVLDGAMGTMLQRYKFTEEDYRGERFKDWEHPVKGNNDLLSLTQPQAIEEVHRKYLEAGADIIETNTFSGTTIAMADYHMEDLVYELNFESAKIARKVCDEFTAQNPEKPRFVAGSIGPTNKTASLSPDVNDPGFRAITFDELRIAYKQQCEALLDGGADILLVETIFDTLNAKAALFAIDQIQEERNIQIPIMVSGTITDASGRTLSGQTAEAFLISVSHLNLLSVGFNCALGAKQLTPYLETLSNNSEFYVSAYPNAGLPNAFGHYDETPEQMAEQIKEYAEKCLINVVGGCCGTTPPHIKAIADLVKNYQPRKIV, encoded by the coding sequence ATGAAAAATTCAGAACAACTATACAAAGCCCTCAACGAACGCATTCTCGTGCTCGACGGAGCGATGGGAACCATGCTTCAGCGTTATAAATTTACGGAGGAAGATTACCGTGGCGAGCGTTTTAAAGATTGGGAACATCCTGTAAAAGGAAACAACGATTTGCTTTCGCTTACGCAACCACAGGCAATAGAGGAAGTTCACAGAAAATATCTGGAAGCAGGAGCAGACATTATCGAAACCAATACATTTTCGGGAACTACCATTGCAATGGCAGATTACCATATGGAAGATTTGGTTTACGAACTGAATTTTGAATCTGCAAAAATTGCAAGAAAAGTCTGTGACGAATTTACCGCTCAAAATCCTGAAAAACCAAGATTTGTAGCAGGATCAATCGGGCCAACCAACAAAACAGCGAGTTTAAGTCCTGATGTCAATGATCCCGGGTTTCGTGCTATTACTTTTGATGAATTAAGAATTGCCTACAAACAGCAGTGCGAAGCACTTCTCGACGGTGGTGCAGATATTCTTTTGGTAGAAACCATTTTCGACACTTTGAATGCAAAAGCCGCACTTTTCGCCATTGATCAAATTCAGGAAGAAAGAAATATTCAAATTCCTATTATGGTTTCGGGAACTATTACCGATGCATCGGGACGAACTTTGAGCGGACAAACCGCAGAAGCATTCCTGATTTCCGTTTCGCATCTCAATCTGTTGAGTGTCGGTTTCAATTGTGCTTTAGGAGCAAAACAACTGACGCCATATTTGGAAACCCTTTCCAATAATTCAGAATTTTACGTGTCTGCCTATCCGAATGCAGGATTACCGAACGCTTTCGGTCATTACGATGAAACGCCGGAGCAAATGGCAGAACAGATTAAAGAATACGCAGAAAAATGTTTGATTAATGTTGTTGGCGGCTGCTGCGGAACAACACCGC
- a CDS encoding trans-sulfuration enzyme family protein has translation MENFETLAIRSQAERSQYGEHSVPIFLTSSFVFDEAEDMRASFAEEKEKNLYSRYSNPNTNEFIDKITKMEGAEAGYAFATGMAAVYSTFAALLNSGDHILSCQSVFGATHTLFTKYLPKWNIETTYFKADDSANVENYIKPNTKILYLETPTNPAIEVLDLEYFGQIAKKHNLIFIVDNCFATPYLQQPIKYGADLVVHSATKLIDGQGRVLGGVCVGRKDLIQEIYSFSRLTGPSLSPFNAWVLSKSLETLAVRVEKHCENALKVAEFLENHPNVEFVKYPFLKSHPSYEIAKKQMKLGGNIVTFEVKGGIEGGRNFLNKIKMCSLSANLGDTRTIVTHPASTTHSKLSDAERNEVGISAGLVRCSVGLENVEDIIADLKQALD, from the coding sequence AAGAAGTCAGTATGGCGAACATTCCGTTCCGATTTTTCTCACTTCAAGCTTTGTTTTTGATGAAGCCGAGGATATGCGTGCAAGTTTCGCGGAGGAGAAGGAGAAAAATCTTTACAGCCGTTACAGCAATCCGAACACCAACGAATTTATTGATAAAATCACCAAAATGGAAGGTGCGGAAGCAGGTTACGCTTTTGCTACTGGAATGGCAGCAGTGTATTCCACTTTTGCAGCCCTGCTGAATTCGGGCGATCACATCTTGAGCTGTCAGTCGGTTTTCGGGGCGACACACACACTTTTCACGAAATATCTTCCAAAATGGAATATCGAAACGACTTATTTTAAAGCCGATGATTCTGCAAATGTTGAAAATTACATCAAACCAAACACAAAAATCCTTTATCTCGAAACGCCAACCAATCCCGCGATTGAAGTTTTGGATTTGGAATATTTCGGACAGATTGCGAAAAAACATAACCTGATTTTTATTGTAGACAACTGTTTTGCAACGCCTTATCTTCAGCAGCCGATTAAATATGGAGCTGATTTGGTTGTACATTCCGCTACAAAACTTATTGACGGTCAAGGTCGTGTTTTAGGAGGAGTTTGTGTAGGTAGAAAAGATTTGATTCAGGAAATTTATTCTTTTTCGAGATTAACGGGACCTTCATTATCGCCCTTCAATGCTTGGGTTTTAAGCAAAAGCTTGGAAACATTGGCGGTAAGAGTAGAAAAACACTGCGAAAACGCACTGAAAGTCGCTGAGTTTCTCGAAAATCATCCAAATGTAGAGTTCGTGAAATATCCTTTCCTGAAATCACATCCAAGTTACGAAATTGCCAAAAAACAGATGAAATTAGGCGGAAATATCGTTACTTTTGAAGTAAAAGGCGGAATTGAAGGCGGCAGAAATTTCCTCAACAAAATCAAGATGTGTTCGCTTTCAGCCAACCTTGGCGATACGCGTACCATTGTTACACATCCCGCTTCCACCACGCATTCCAAACTTTCGGATGCAGAAAGAAACGAGGTTGGGATTTCCGCAGGTTTGGTGAGATGTTCGGTCGGTTTAGAAAATGTGGAAGACATTATCGCCGATTTGAAACAGGCGTTGGATTAA